From a single Phalacrocorax aristotelis chromosome 1, bGulAri2.1, whole genome shotgun sequence genomic region:
- the XNDC1N gene encoding protein XNDC1N isoform X3: MEWLPQCPPTLHPLKKWGAEGIRKEAWAQQRVVPRGSQMAPVKISYIVSFSSQDPKYPVENLLREDGLRPWLSCPQDRSRQLRVELQLERASPIGYVDVGNCGCAFLQIEVGRSSWPLDQPYLTLVPSVALMTPADSKLDQNRCGVRMFKEADFLALAVGQKWDRLRLTCSQPFSKHSQFGLSFLRVRTPLDPEHALPPPPSQQGPEDAEPADGPWRSSPAFCRTFFPEPRSSSREEEQLKSRLQQLEPGSWSPARLSRPAQMVLSAARSRALRPRAGTSAPGNDLEPPAEKPGGPAVPGCAQDAPTARTRARRQPDGRQSAPRSLPAASRQSGSGGRARARSHRERRARRGDSGGDSGHGETGVCPICSGRFSLDLLPVHASRCGEEDPAAAWPSSPLAEASPAAWVSCPICQQPFGTAEVERHASTCGEQPGWPGAPSPSHRVG; the protein is encoded by the exons ATGGAATGgctgccccagtgcccccccacTTTGCATCCTTTGAAAAAGTGGG gCGCTGAAGGGATCCGAAAGGAAGCTTGGGCCCAGCAGAGGGTTGTCCCCAGGGGATCCCAGATGGCTCCAGTTAAAATCAGCTACATCGTGTCCTTCTCCTCACAG GACCCCAAATACCCAGTGGAGAACTTGCTGCGTGAGGATGGCCTGCGTCCTTGGCTCAGCTGCCCCCAGGACCgcagcaggcagctgagagtggagctgcagctggagagagccaGTCCCATCGGCTATGTGGATGTCG GCAACTGCGGCTGCGCCTTCCTCCAGATCGAGGTGGGACGTTCCTCGTGGCCGCTGGACCAGCCCTACCTCACCCTGGTGCCCAGCGTCGCGCTGATGACGCCGGCTGACTCGAAGCTGGACCAGAACCGCTGCGGGGTCCGGATGTTTAAGGAAG CAGACTTCCTGGCGCTGGCGGTGGGGCAGAAGTGGGACCGCCTGCGGctcacctgcagccagcccttcAGCAAGCACAGCCAGTTCGGGCTGTCCTTCCTCCGTGTGCGCACGCCACTGGACCCCGAGCACGCCCTGCCGCCCCCGCCCTCGCAGCAAGGCCCG GAGGATGCTGAGCCTGCGGACGGCCCCTGGcgctccagccctgccttttGCCGAACTTTCTTTCCAGAACCGCGCTC GAGCTCGagggaggaggagcagctgaagagccgcctgcagcagctggagccgGGCTCCTGGAGCCCAGCCCGCCTCAGCCGCCCAGCCCAGATGGTGTTATCGGCGGCGCGGAGCCGGGCGCTGAGGCCCAGAGCTGGCACAAGTGCCCCGGGGAATGACCTGGAGCCGCCAGCTGAGAAGCCAGGAGGCCCTGCGGTGCCAG GGTGCGCGCAGGATGCGCCCACAGCCCGCACGAGAGCCCGCAGGCAGCCGGACGGCAGGCAGAGCGCTCCCAG gtctctgccagctgcctcaAGGCAGTCCGGGTCGGGAGGAAGAGCCAGAGCCCGCAGCCACCGAGAGAGACGGGCCAGGAGGGGCGACAGCGGAGGGGACAGTGGTCATGGGGAGACGGGCGTTTGCCCCATCTGCTCAG GCCGCTTCAGCCTGGATCTCCTCCCCGTGCACGCCTCCCGCTGCGGGGAGGAAGACCCCGCCGCAGCCTGGCCTTCCTCCCCGCTGGCAGAGGCATCCCCCGCCGCCTGGGTGTCCTGCCCCATCTGCCAGCAGCCCTTCGGCACGGCGGAGGTGGAGCGGCACGCCAGCACCTGCGGGGAGCAGCCAGGGTGGCCGGGCGCCCCGTCCCCGTCCCACCGCGTCGGGTAG
- the XNDC1N gene encoding protein XNDC1N isoform X2, translating to MEWLPQCPPTLHPLKKWGELCHGSGGAEAWLEPEHQLFPAGRCSNPSQTCPLSPPGAEGIRKEAWAQQRVVPRGSQMAPVKISYIVSFSSQDPKYPVENLLREDGLRPWLSCPQDRSRQLRVELQLERASPIGYVDVGNCGCAFLQIEVGRSSWPLDQPYLTLVPSVALMTPADSKLDQNRCGVRMFKEDFLALAVGQKWDRLRLTCSQPFSKHSQFGLSFLRVRTPLDPEHALPPPPSQQGPEDAEPADGPWRSSPAFCRTFFPEPRSSSREEEQLKSRLQQLEPGSWSPARLSRPAQMVLSAARSRALRPRAGTSAPGNDLEPPAEKPGGPAVPGCAQDAPTARTRARRQPDGRQSAPRSLPAASRQSGSGGRARARSHRERRARRGDSGGDSGHGETGVCPICSGRFSLDLLPVHASRCGEEDPAAAWPSSPLAEASPAAWVSCPICQQPFGTAEVERHASTCGEQPGWPGAPSPSHRVG from the exons ATGGAATGgctgccccagtgcccccccacTTTGCATCCTTTGAAAAAGTGGGGTGAGCTGTGCCACGGCAGCGGGGGGGCAGAGGCTTGGTTGGAGCCGGAGCACCAGCTTTTCCCCGCTGGGAGGTGCTCGAACCCATCACAGAcctgccctctctccccaccaggCGCTGAAGGGATCCGAAAGGAAGCTTGGGCCCAGCAGAGGGTTGTCCCCAGGGGATCCCAGATGGCTCCAGTTAAAATCAGCTACATCGTGTCCTTCTCCTCACAG GACCCCAAATACCCAGTGGAGAACTTGCTGCGTGAGGATGGCCTGCGTCCTTGGCTCAGCTGCCCCCAGGACCgcagcaggcagctgagagtggagctgcagctggagagagccaGTCCCATCGGCTATGTGGATGTCG GCAACTGCGGCTGCGCCTTCCTCCAGATCGAGGTGGGACGTTCCTCGTGGCCGCTGGACCAGCCCTACCTCACCCTGGTGCCCAGCGTCGCGCTGATGACGCCGGCTGACTCGAAGCTGGACCAGAACCGCTGCGGGGTCCGGATGTTTAAGGAAG ACTTCCTGGCGCTGGCGGTGGGGCAGAAGTGGGACCGCCTGCGGctcacctgcagccagcccttcAGCAAGCACAGCCAGTTCGGGCTGTCCTTCCTCCGTGTGCGCACGCCACTGGACCCCGAGCACGCCCTGCCGCCCCCGCCCTCGCAGCAAGGCCCG GAGGATGCTGAGCCTGCGGACGGCCCCTGGcgctccagccctgccttttGCCGAACTTTCTTTCCAGAACCGCGCTC GAGCTCGagggaggaggagcagctgaagagccgcctgcagcagctggagccgGGCTCCTGGAGCCCAGCCCGCCTCAGCCGCCCAGCCCAGATGGTGTTATCGGCGGCGCGGAGCCGGGCGCTGAGGCCCAGAGCTGGCACAAGTGCCCCGGGGAATGACCTGGAGCCGCCAGCTGAGAAGCCAGGAGGCCCTGCGGTGCCAG GGTGCGCGCAGGATGCGCCCACAGCCCGCACGAGAGCCCGCAGGCAGCCGGACGGCAGGCAGAGCGCTCCCAG gtctctgccagctgcctcaAGGCAGTCCGGGTCGGGAGGAAGAGCCAGAGCCCGCAGCCACCGAGAGAGACGGGCCAGGAGGGGCGACAGCGGAGGGGACAGTGGTCATGGGGAGACGGGCGTTTGCCCCATCTGCTCAG GCCGCTTCAGCCTGGATCTCCTCCCCGTGCACGCCTCCCGCTGCGGGGAGGAAGACCCCGCCGCAGCCTGGCCTTCCTCCCCGCTGGCAGAGGCATCCCCCGCCGCCTGGGTGTCCTGCCCCATCTGCCAGCAGCCCTTCGGCACGGCGGAGGTGGAGCGGCACGCCAGCACCTGCGGGGAGCAGCCAGGGTGGCCGGGCGCCCCGTCCCCGTCCCACCGCGTCGGGTAG
- the XNDC1N gene encoding protein XNDC1N isoform X1, giving the protein MEWLPQCPPTLHPLKKWGELCHGSGGAEAWLEPEHQLFPAGRCSNPSQTCPLSPPGAEGIRKEAWAQQRVVPRGSQMAPVKISYIVSFSSQDPKYPVENLLREDGLRPWLSCPQDRSRQLRVELQLERASPIGYVDVGNCGCAFLQIEVGRSSWPLDQPYLTLVPSVALMTPADSKLDQNRCGVRMFKEADFLALAVGQKWDRLRLTCSQPFSKHSQFGLSFLRVRTPLDPEHALPPPPSQQGPEDAEPADGPWRSSPAFCRTFFPEPRSSSREEEQLKSRLQQLEPGSWSPARLSRPAQMVLSAARSRALRPRAGTSAPGNDLEPPAEKPGGPAVPGCAQDAPTARTRARRQPDGRQSAPRSLPAASRQSGSGGRARARSHRERRARRGDSGGDSGHGETGVCPICSGRFSLDLLPVHASRCGEEDPAAAWPSSPLAEASPAAWVSCPICQQPFGTAEVERHASTCGEQPGWPGAPSPSHRVG; this is encoded by the exons ATGGAATGgctgccccagtgcccccccacTTTGCATCCTTTGAAAAAGTGGGGTGAGCTGTGCCACGGCAGCGGGGGGGCAGAGGCTTGGTTGGAGCCGGAGCACCAGCTTTTCCCCGCTGGGAGGTGCTCGAACCCATCACAGAcctgccctctctccccaccaggCGCTGAAGGGATCCGAAAGGAAGCTTGGGCCCAGCAGAGGGTTGTCCCCAGGGGATCCCAGATGGCTCCAGTTAAAATCAGCTACATCGTGTCCTTCTCCTCACAG GACCCCAAATACCCAGTGGAGAACTTGCTGCGTGAGGATGGCCTGCGTCCTTGGCTCAGCTGCCCCCAGGACCgcagcaggcagctgagagtggagctgcagctggagagagccaGTCCCATCGGCTATGTGGATGTCG GCAACTGCGGCTGCGCCTTCCTCCAGATCGAGGTGGGACGTTCCTCGTGGCCGCTGGACCAGCCCTACCTCACCCTGGTGCCCAGCGTCGCGCTGATGACGCCGGCTGACTCGAAGCTGGACCAGAACCGCTGCGGGGTCCGGATGTTTAAGGAAG CAGACTTCCTGGCGCTGGCGGTGGGGCAGAAGTGGGACCGCCTGCGGctcacctgcagccagcccttcAGCAAGCACAGCCAGTTCGGGCTGTCCTTCCTCCGTGTGCGCACGCCACTGGACCCCGAGCACGCCCTGCCGCCCCCGCCCTCGCAGCAAGGCCCG GAGGATGCTGAGCCTGCGGACGGCCCCTGGcgctccagccctgccttttGCCGAACTTTCTTTCCAGAACCGCGCTC GAGCTCGagggaggaggagcagctgaagagccgcctgcagcagctggagccgGGCTCCTGGAGCCCAGCCCGCCTCAGCCGCCCAGCCCAGATGGTGTTATCGGCGGCGCGGAGCCGGGCGCTGAGGCCCAGAGCTGGCACAAGTGCCCCGGGGAATGACCTGGAGCCGCCAGCTGAGAAGCCAGGAGGCCCTGCGGTGCCAG GGTGCGCGCAGGATGCGCCCACAGCCCGCACGAGAGCCCGCAGGCAGCCGGACGGCAGGCAGAGCGCTCCCAG gtctctgccagctgcctcaAGGCAGTCCGGGTCGGGAGGAAGAGCCAGAGCCCGCAGCCACCGAGAGAGACGGGCCAGGAGGGGCGACAGCGGAGGGGACAGTGGTCATGGGGAGACGGGCGTTTGCCCCATCTGCTCAG GCCGCTTCAGCCTGGATCTCCTCCCCGTGCACGCCTCCCGCTGCGGGGAGGAAGACCCCGCCGCAGCCTGGCCTTCCTCCCCGCTGGCAGAGGCATCCCCCGCCGCCTGGGTGTCCTGCCCCATCTGCCAGCAGCCCTTCGGCACGGCGGAGGTGGAGCGGCACGCCAGCACCTGCGGGGAGCAGCCAGGGTGGCCGGGCGCCCCGTCCCCGTCCCACCGCGTCGGGTAG
- the XNDC1N gene encoding protein XNDC1N isoform X4 produces the protein MAPVKISYIVSFSSQDPKYPVENLLREDGLRPWLSCPQDRSRQLRVELQLERASPIGYVDVGNCGCAFLQIEVGRSSWPLDQPYLTLVPSVALMTPADSKLDQNRCGVRMFKEADFLALAVGQKWDRLRLTCSQPFSKHSQFGLSFLRVRTPLDPEHALPPPPSQQGPEDAEPADGPWRSSPAFCRTFFPEPRSSSREEEQLKSRLQQLEPGSWSPARLSRPAQMVLSAARSRALRPRAGTSAPGNDLEPPAEKPGGPAVPGCAQDAPTARTRARRQPDGRQSAPRSLPAASRQSGSGGRARARSHRERRARRGDSGGDSGHGETGVCPICSGRFSLDLLPVHASRCGEEDPAAAWPSSPLAEASPAAWVSCPICQQPFGTAEVERHASTCGEQPGWPGAPSPSHRVG, from the exons ATGGCTCCAGTTAAAATCAGCTACATCGTGTCCTTCTCCTCACAG GACCCCAAATACCCAGTGGAGAACTTGCTGCGTGAGGATGGCCTGCGTCCTTGGCTCAGCTGCCCCCAGGACCgcagcaggcagctgagagtggagctgcagctggagagagccaGTCCCATCGGCTATGTGGATGTCG GCAACTGCGGCTGCGCCTTCCTCCAGATCGAGGTGGGACGTTCCTCGTGGCCGCTGGACCAGCCCTACCTCACCCTGGTGCCCAGCGTCGCGCTGATGACGCCGGCTGACTCGAAGCTGGACCAGAACCGCTGCGGGGTCCGGATGTTTAAGGAAG CAGACTTCCTGGCGCTGGCGGTGGGGCAGAAGTGGGACCGCCTGCGGctcacctgcagccagcccttcAGCAAGCACAGCCAGTTCGGGCTGTCCTTCCTCCGTGTGCGCACGCCACTGGACCCCGAGCACGCCCTGCCGCCCCCGCCCTCGCAGCAAGGCCCG GAGGATGCTGAGCCTGCGGACGGCCCCTGGcgctccagccctgccttttGCCGAACTTTCTTTCCAGAACCGCGCTC GAGCTCGagggaggaggagcagctgaagagccgcctgcagcagctggagccgGGCTCCTGGAGCCCAGCCCGCCTCAGCCGCCCAGCCCAGATGGTGTTATCGGCGGCGCGGAGCCGGGCGCTGAGGCCCAGAGCTGGCACAAGTGCCCCGGGGAATGACCTGGAGCCGCCAGCTGAGAAGCCAGGAGGCCCTGCGGTGCCAG GGTGCGCGCAGGATGCGCCCACAGCCCGCACGAGAGCCCGCAGGCAGCCGGACGGCAGGCAGAGCGCTCCCAG gtctctgccagctgcctcaAGGCAGTCCGGGTCGGGAGGAAGAGCCAGAGCCCGCAGCCACCGAGAGAGACGGGCCAGGAGGGGCGACAGCGGAGGGGACAGTGGTCATGGGGAGACGGGCGTTTGCCCCATCTGCTCAG GCCGCTTCAGCCTGGATCTCCTCCCCGTGCACGCCTCCCGCTGCGGGGAGGAAGACCCCGCCGCAGCCTGGCCTTCCTCCCCGCTGGCAGAGGCATCCCCCGCCGCCTGGGTGTCCTGCCCCATCTGCCAGCAGCCCTTCGGCACGGCGGAGGTGGAGCGGCACGCCAGCACCTGCGGGGAGCAGCCAGGGTGGCCGGGCGCCCCGTCCCCGTCCCACCGCGTCGGGTAG
- the XNDC1N gene encoding protein XNDC1N isoform X5: MWMSIEVGRSSWPLDQPYLTLVPSVALMTPADSKLDQNRCGVRMFKEADFLALAVGQKWDRLRLTCSQPFSKHSQFGLSFLRVRTPLDPEHALPPPPSQQGPEDAEPADGPWRSSPAFCRTFFPEPRSSSREEEQLKSRLQQLEPGSWSPARLSRPAQMVLSAARSRALRPRAGTSAPGNDLEPPAEKPGGPAVPGCAQDAPTARTRARRQPDGRQSAPRSLPAASRQSGSGGRARARSHRERRARRGDSGGDSGHGETGVCPICSGRFSLDLLPVHASRCGEEDPAAAWPSSPLAEASPAAWVSCPICQQPFGTAEVERHASTCGEQPGWPGAPSPSHRVG; the protein is encoded by the exons ATGTGGATGTCG ATCGAGGTGGGACGTTCCTCGTGGCCGCTGGACCAGCCCTACCTCACCCTGGTGCCCAGCGTCGCGCTGATGACGCCGGCTGACTCGAAGCTGGACCAGAACCGCTGCGGGGTCCGGATGTTTAAGGAAG CAGACTTCCTGGCGCTGGCGGTGGGGCAGAAGTGGGACCGCCTGCGGctcacctgcagccagcccttcAGCAAGCACAGCCAGTTCGGGCTGTCCTTCCTCCGTGTGCGCACGCCACTGGACCCCGAGCACGCCCTGCCGCCCCCGCCCTCGCAGCAAGGCCCG GAGGATGCTGAGCCTGCGGACGGCCCCTGGcgctccagccctgccttttGCCGAACTTTCTTTCCAGAACCGCGCTC GAGCTCGagggaggaggagcagctgaagagccgcctgcagcagctggagccgGGCTCCTGGAGCCCAGCCCGCCTCAGCCGCCCAGCCCAGATGGTGTTATCGGCGGCGCGGAGCCGGGCGCTGAGGCCCAGAGCTGGCACAAGTGCCCCGGGGAATGACCTGGAGCCGCCAGCTGAGAAGCCAGGAGGCCCTGCGGTGCCAG GGTGCGCGCAGGATGCGCCCACAGCCCGCACGAGAGCCCGCAGGCAGCCGGACGGCAGGCAGAGCGCTCCCAG gtctctgccagctgcctcaAGGCAGTCCGGGTCGGGAGGAAGAGCCAGAGCCCGCAGCCACCGAGAGAGACGGGCCAGGAGGGGCGACAGCGGAGGGGACAGTGGTCATGGGGAGACGGGCGTTTGCCCCATCTGCTCAG GCCGCTTCAGCCTGGATCTCCTCCCCGTGCACGCCTCCCGCTGCGGGGAGGAAGACCCCGCCGCAGCCTGGCCTTCCTCCCCGCTGGCAGAGGCATCCCCCGCCGCCTGGGTGTCCTGCCCCATCTGCCAGCAGCCCTTCGGCACGGCGGAGGTGGAGCGGCACGCCAGCACCTGCGGGGAGCAGCCAGGGTGGCCGGGCGCCCCGTCCCCGTCCCACCGCGTCGGGTAG